A genomic stretch from Eubacterium sulci ATCC 35585 includes:
- a CDS encoding thiazole synthase produces the protein MDDDKLIIGGHEFNSRFILGSGKYDVELIKAAIEDAGAEIITLALRRANSSSENILEYIPKNVTLLPNTSGARNAEEAVRIARLARELGCGDFVKIEVIRDSKYLLPDNHETIKATEILANEGFVVMPYMYPDLNVARDLVKAGASAVMPLASPIGSNRGLATKEFIRILIEEIDLPIIVDAGIGSPSQACEAMEMGAAAIMANTAIATSGNVPAMASAFAKAIEAGRLAYLAGLGRVLDKGASASSPLTGFLAE, from the coding sequence ATGGATGATGACAAGTTGATTATTGGTGGTCATGAATTCAATTCTAGATTTATTTTAGGCTCAGGAAAGTATGATGTAGAGCTTATTAAGGCAGCGATTGAAGATGCAGGTGCTGAGATTATAACGCTGGCACTTAGGCGCGCAAACTCAAGCAGTGAGAACATTCTTGAGTATATTCCGAAGAATGTGACCTTGCTGCCTAACACTTCGGGGGCGAGGAATGCGGAGGAGGCTGTGAGGATAGCAAGGCTTGCGCGCGAACTGGGATGTGGTGACTTTGTTAAGATTGAGGTTATTAGGGATAGCAAGTACTTATTGCCTGATAACCACGAGACGATAAAGGCGACTGAGATTCTTGCAAATGAGGGCTTTGTGGTTATGCCTTATATGTATCCTGACCTTAACGTGGCTAGAGACTTGGTTAAGGCTGGAGCTTCAGCAGTTATGCCACTTGCTTCACCGATAGGATCAAATCGAGGTCTAGCGACAAAGGAGTTCATCAGGATTTTGATAGAGGAGATAGACCTTCCGATTATTGTTGATGCGGGAATTGGCAGCCCTTCTCAGGCATGTGAAGCTATGGAGATGGGAGCAGCTGCGATTATGGCAAATACAGCGATAGCTACTTCAGGAAATGTTCCAGCTATGGCCTCGGCATTTGCTAAGGCGATAGAAGCTGGAAGGCTCGCATACCTTGCTGGACTAGGCAGAGTTTTAGACAAGGGTGCTTCGGCATCATCTCCACTTACAGGATTCTTGGCAGAGTAG
- a CDS encoding acetyltransferase, with protein sequence MIKIVYEEQNLRTAAYDGDKLAGQCTYVVRDGFWDLEHTIVDPVYGGQGLAGKLVQELVSKARERGVKIIPTCSYALKTFEKNAEYADVWAK encoded by the coding sequence ATGATTAAGATAGTATACGAGGAGCAGAACCTTAGAACTGCTGCCTACGATGGGGATAAGCTAGCAGGACAGTGCACATATGTGGTGAGAGATGGCTTTTGGGACCTTGAGCATACAATAGTTGACCCAGTATACGGCGGTCAGGGACTCGCAGGAAAGCTTGTTCAGGAACTTGTGTCAAAAGCTAGAGAGCGTGGTGTTAAAATTATACCTACTTGTTCATATGCGCTTAAGACATTTGAGAAAAATGCAGAATATGCTGATGTGTGGGCTAAGTAA
- a CDS encoding thiamine biosynthesis protein ThiH: MSFDVIKEHNADERCDHMTYMDDMEQIPHEILDKVVAEINSYRAEDYTASDVIRAIESDRCSLEDFKALLSPAAEPFLEQIARKARLETRKHFGNSAYFFTPIYISNYCENYCIYCGFNCHNKIKRAKLSMEEIHEEMKAIAETGLEEILILTGESRKASDVKYIGEACKIAKKYFKNIGIEVYPMNSDEYRYLRECGADYVTVFQETYNSDKYETLHLAGHKRIFPYRFNAQERALMGGMRGVAFAALLGLDDFRKDALGTGMHAYLIQRKYPWAEISISCPRLRPIINNASINPKDVHEKQLLQIMCAYRIFLPFAGMTISTRERAEFRDNVVGLAATKISAGVSTGIGSHSESEDKGDAQFEIADTRGLEEIYESLKKRGIQPVMNDYVYV; the protein is encoded by the coding sequence ATGAGTTTTGATGTAATAAAGGAACATAATGCAGATGAGAGATGCGACCACATGACATATATGGATGATATGGAGCAGATTCCTCATGAGATTTTGGATAAGGTCGTTGCTGAGATAAATAGCTATAGGGCTGAGGATTACACAGCTAGTGACGTGATTCGCGCAATAGAGTCAGACCGATGCAGCTTAGAGGATTTTAAGGCACTACTTTCACCTGCTGCTGAGCCTTTTCTAGAGCAAATTGCTAGAAAAGCAAGGCTAGAAACAAGAAAGCACTTCGGAAACAGTGCCTACTTCTTTACGCCTATATACATATCGAACTACTGTGAGAACTACTGTATTTACTGCGGATTTAACTGCCATAACAAAATCAAAAGAGCAAAGCTTTCCATGGAGGAAATCCATGAGGAGATGAAGGCAATTGCAGAGACCGGTCTTGAGGAAATTCTCATTTTAACGGGTGAGAGCCGTAAGGCTTCTGATGTTAAGTATATAGGCGAAGCTTGTAAGATCGCGAAGAAGTACTTTAAGAACATAGGTATAGAGGTCTATCCTATGAACAGCGATGAGTATAGATACCTTCGCGAGTGCGGAGCTGACTACGTTACTGTTTTTCAGGAGACATATAACTCTGATAAATATGAGACCTTGCACCTTGCAGGTCATAAGAGGATATTTCCGTACAGATTTAATGCGCAGGAGCGCGCTTTGATGGGCGGAATGAGAGGTGTTGCCTTTGCTGCACTTCTCGGCCTTGATGACTTCAGAAAGGATGCGCTTGGAACGGGTATGCATGCTTACCTTATTCAAAGAAAATATCCATGGGCTGAGATTTCAATCTCATGTCCTAGACTTCGTCCTATCATAAACAATGCTAGCATAAATCCAAAGGATGTTCACGAAAAGCAGCTTCTTCAGATCATGTGTGCATATAGAATATTCTTACCATTTGCAGGTATGACGATTTCAACAAGGGAGCGTGCTGAGTTTAGAGATAATGTCGTAGGACTTGCTGCAACAAAGATTTCTGCTGGCGTAAGCACAGGCATAGGAAGTCACAGTGAAAGTGAAGACAAGGGTGATGCGCAGTTTGAAATTGCAGATACTAGAGGTCTTGAAGAGATTTATGAAAGCCTCAAAAAACGCGGGATTCAACCGGTGATGAATGACTATGTCTACGTTTAA
- a CDS encoding RNA methyltransferase — translation MQQYFSDVPIEIGDEYIFNKNQAHHAKDVVRLENERVRIVYDGTGYFATCYSSGKDFVAKIEEKDEKVNEIGIELTLAVALIRKEKFELVLQKATELGVTKIIPYVSSRCVVKYKKEKGDKVLSRYQDILLEASEQCKRNIVPEIVEPVKIADLKDYCSEKNLLPYENAYGGAKYIGEVLDKKESITIAIGPEGGFSDDEVDMLKGMGFETVTLGPRILRAETAAMYACSVAGEVLARK, via the coding sequence ATGCAGCAATATTTTAGCGACGTGCCAATTGAAATCGGCGATGAATACATTTTCAATAAGAATCAGGCTCACCATGCAAAGGATGTTGTAAGACTTGAGAACGAGAGAGTTAGGATAGTTTATGATGGCACCGGATATTTTGCCACTTGCTATAGCAGTGGTAAGGATTTTGTTGCCAAAATCGAGGAGAAGGATGAGAAAGTAAACGAGATTGGGATAGAGCTTACTTTAGCAGTTGCTCTTATTCGCAAGGAGAAGTTTGAACTTGTTCTTCAGAAGGCGACTGAGCTTGGTGTGACCAAAATCATACCTTATGTTTCATCTAGATGTGTTGTGAAATACAAGAAAGAGAAGGGTGATAAGGTTCTTAGCCGCTATCAAGATATTTTGCTAGAGGCTAGTGAGCAGTGCAAGAGGAATATCGTGCCTGAGATTGTTGAACCTGTTAAGATTGCGGATTTAAAGGATTATTGTTCGGAGAAAAACCTTCTTCCGTATGAGAACGCATATGGCGGGGCAAAGTATATCGGAGAAGTCCTTGATAAGAAAGAATCCATAACCATTGCTATTGGACCTGAGGGTGGATTTAGCGATGATGAGGTTGATATGCTTAAGGGAATGGGTTTTGAGACTGTTACCCTTGGACCTAGAATACTTCGTGCAGAAACTGCAGCCATGTACGCGTGTAGCGTGGCAGGCGAGGTACTAGCGAGGAAGTAG